One window from the genome of Trichocoleus sp. FACHB-46 encodes:
- a CDS encoding DDE-type integrase/transposase/recombinase, with protein sequence MLSAKRDSKAAAPFFRKVLKGQHIQPPRVITVDKNAAYPVALEVLKAEETIEQETELRQSKYLNNIIEEDHRHIKRVVKPMMGLKTFNSARRTLSRIEAMNMIRKGQVKGVNQGDSVSEVKFIEAIFGIAA encoded by the coding sequence ATGCTAAGCGCAAAGCGGGATAGCAAGGCAGCGGCACCATTTTTCCGTAAAGTGCTCAAGGGTCAGCACATCCAACCTCCAAGAGTCATTACAGTGGACAAGAATGCTGCTTATCCAGTGGCACTGGAGGTGCTCAAAGCAGAAGAGACGATTGAACAAGAGACCGAATTAAGGCAGAGCAAATACCTCAACAATATCATTGAGGAGGATCATCGTCATATTAAACGAGTTGTAAAACCGATGATGGGGTTGAAGACGTTCAATAGTGCAAGAAGAACGTTGAGCAGAATCGAAGCGATGAATATGATTCGCAAAGGACAAGTAAAAGGAGTCAACCAAGGGGACAGTGTGTCTGAAGTGAAATTTATCGAAGCGATTTTTGGAATTGCTGCTTAA